Proteins encoded by one window of Bacteroidales bacterium:
- a CDS encoding C69 family dipeptidase: protein MKTYLSRSVLIILFVFSAYLGSSACTNFLVTKSASADGSTMITYAADSHVLYGELYYRPAADYPDGTMLDVYEWDTGKYLGQIPQVAHTYSVVGNMNEHQLSIGETTYGGREELSVKDTNAIIDYGSLMYITLQRAKSAREAIKVMTTLVDQYGYYSTGESFSIADPNEVWILEIIGKGPGDKGAVWVARKIPDGYVSAHANQARIRTFPLAEDSNKSIKFSNINKIFNPNIETVYSDDVISFARKNGWYEGQDGNFSFSDTYAPMTFGGARFCEVRVWSFFKDIHDDMGQYLDYVKGDDLDNRMPLWIKPNKKISARDMMNFMRDHLEGTELDMRKDFGAGPFDRPYRWRPLTWEVDGETYCNERATATQQTAFSFVAQARTWLPDPIGGILWFSVDDAASTVYTPLYAGLQKAPETYAEGNGSMMEWSDNSAFWIFNQVANLAYTRYNLIHPYIHELQQELEKSYTRYTSMVDQKAQELYKEDKSKAVDFVSDFSVDNANSLVHKWKRLYQFLFMKFMDGNVKTTDDREFKTNGTGVVRLKQPGYSEEWYRKLIEETGDKFKVPESEGH from the coding sequence GGTAACCAAAAGTGCATCAGCGGATGGGTCAACAATGATTACCTATGCAGCGGATTCGCATGTATTGTATGGTGAATTGTACTATCGTCCGGCAGCGGATTATCCGGATGGAACCATGCTGGATGTTTACGAATGGGATACCGGAAAATATCTGGGTCAGATTCCCCAGGTAGCTCATACATATTCTGTTGTAGGTAATATGAACGAACATCAGTTATCCATTGGTGAAACCACTTATGGTGGAAGAGAAGAATTGAGTGTCAAGGATACCAATGCCATTATCGATTACGGCAGTTTGATGTACATCACCCTCCAAAGGGCCAAATCGGCAAGGGAAGCCATAAAGGTGATGACTACACTGGTGGATCAATACGGATATTACAGCACGGGGGAATCCTTCTCCATTGCCGATCCCAACGAAGTATGGATACTTGAAATCATAGGAAAAGGCCCGGGAGACAAGGGTGCGGTATGGGTTGCCCGCAAGATACCGGACGGTTATGTTTCGGCACATGCCAACCAGGCAAGGATCAGAACCTTTCCCCTGGCTGAGGACAGCAATAAAAGCATCAAATTCAGTAACATCAATAAAATCTTCAATCCCAATATCGAAACGGTTTATTCCGACGATGTCATCTCCTTTGCCCGTAAAAATGGATGGTATGAAGGACAGGACGGCAATTTCAGCTTTTCAGATACCTATGCTCCGATGACTTTTGGCGGTGCCCGTTTTTGCGAAGTCAGGGTATGGTCTTTCTTTAAAGACATCCATGATGATATGGGACAGTATCTGGATTATGTAAAAGGCGATGATCTGGACAACAGAATGCCCTTATGGATCAAGCCGAACAAAAAAATTTCCGCACGTGACATGATGAATTTTATGCGTGACCATCTGGAAGGTACCGAACTGGATATGCGGAAAGATTTCGGTGCAGGGCCCTTCGACCGGCCATACCGGTGGAGGCCTTTGACCTGGGAAGTAGATGGCGAAACCTACTGTAATGAAAGAGCTACCGCAACCCAACAAACAGCATTCTCATTTGTAGCCCAGGCCAGGACATGGCTTCCCGATCCGATAGGAGGCATTCTCTGGTTTAGCGTTGATGATGCAGCCAGCACGGTTTACACCCCGCTTTATGCAGGCTTGCAGAAAGCCCCGGAAACTTATGCGGAAGGAAACGGCTCTATGATGGAATGGTCCGATAATTCAGCATTCTGGATTTTCAACCAGGTAGCCAACCTGGCTTACACACGCTATAACCTGATTCATCCCTATATTCACGAGCTACAGCAGGAACTGGAAAAAAGTTATACCCGGTATACCTCCATGGTGGATCAGAAAGCCCAGGAGTTATATAAAGAAGATAAGAGCAAAGCAGTGGATTTTGTGTCCGATTTTTCCGTGGATAATGCCAACTCACTCGTACATAAATGGAAAAGATTGTATCAGTTTCTCTTCATGAAGTTTATGGATGGTAACGTAAAAACTACTGATGACAGGGAGTTTAAAACCAATGGTACCGGGGTTGTCAGGCTGAAACAGCCAGGTTACAGCGAAGAGTGGTATAGAAAGTTAATCGAGGAAACCGGGGATAAGTTTAAGGTGCCGGAAAGCGAGGGGCACTAG
- the rplS gene encoding 50S ribosomal protein L19 → MDLMKEVEKEFGTENNIPRFRAGDTITVHYRIKEGNKQRIQNFQGIVIQRAGEGLAQTFTVRKISGGVGVERIFPLYSPNIDSIDINKRGKVRKSRIYYLRGLTGKKAKSKIKERRG, encoded by the coding sequence ATGGACTTAATGAAAGAAGTTGAAAAGGAATTCGGCACTGAAAATAATATTCCCCGATTCAGGGCCGGAGATACGATTACGGTACATTACAGGATTAAAGAAGGAAATAAGCAAAGAATTCAGAATTTTCAGGGTATTGTAATCCAGAGAGCCGGTGAAGGCCTTGCACAAACCTTCACAGTAAGAAAGATCTCAGGTGGTGTAGGAGTGGAAAGAATTTTCCCTCTTTATTCCCCCAATATTGACAGCATTGACATCAACAAGCGTGGTAAGGTTAGAAAATCAAGAATTTATTATCTGCGCGGTCTAACCGGTAAGAAAGCCAAGTCCAAAATCAAGGAACGAAGGGGATAA